One Spirochaeta africana DSM 8902 genomic window carries:
- a CDS encoding glucose-1-phosphate adenylyltransferase, whose product MRRRVDPGSNDVLSIILGGGKGSRLYPLTKDRAKPAVPFGGKYRLVDIPISNSINSDFKKIYILTQFNSASLHLHLSSTYLFDTFSRGFVEILAAEQTFDHSGWYEGTADAVRKNFQHFRTQNPSHYLILSGDQLYRMDLAEMYRRHLESGAQVTIAGTLVTREQATGLGVIRTDRRGFIDDFVEKPPLRQNIEYMRVHPDLLPSNHLQNERRVYLASMGIYFFNADALETALDNSFTDFGNEIIPQLISRGNVHAYIFGGFWEDIGTIRSFYDTSLNLASINPDFNFYDERMPIYTHRRDLPASKYNSSFMQQTLAADGCIITNANIQNSVIGVRMLIESGAELEGVVCMGADYYETPAERELNRQQGIPDIGIARGCRIRHAIIDKNARIGENCSIGYEREGYEDGDYGYYHVKDGIIVIAKNTVLPPESRI is encoded by the coding sequence ATGAGAAGACGTGTAGATCCCGGCAGCAACGATGTACTGTCCATAATACTTGGCGGAGGCAAGGGCTCACGTCTGTATCCGCTCACCAAGGACCGCGCCAAGCCAGCGGTACCCTTTGGCGGCAAGTATCGCCTGGTAGACATCCCGATATCCAACAGTATTAACAGCGACTTTAAAAAGATCTATATCCTGACACAGTTCAACTCTGCTTCGCTTCACCTGCATCTTTCCAGCACCTATCTCTTCGACACCTTCTCGCGAGGATTTGTGGAGATCCTGGCTGCAGAGCAGACCTTCGATCACTCGGGGTGGTATGAGGGTACCGCCGATGCCGTGCGCAAAAACTTCCAGCACTTTCGCACCCAGAATCCCAGTCATTACCTGATTCTGTCGGGTGATCAGCTGTATCGCATGGATCTGGCCGAGATGTATCGCCGACACCTGGAGAGCGGCGCCCAGGTAACCATCGCCGGGACGCTGGTTACCAGAGAGCAGGCAACCGGTTTGGGGGTGATTCGTACCGATCGGCGCGGTTTTATCGATGACTTTGTGGAAAAGCCCCCGCTGCGACAGAACATCGAGTATATGCGGGTACATCCCGATCTGCTGCCATCGAATCATCTGCAGAATGAGAGGCGCGTGTACCTGGCCTCGATGGGGATCTATTTTTTCAATGCCGATGCGCTGGAGACCGCACTGGACAACAGCTTTACGGATTTTGGCAACGAGATCATCCCGCAGCTGATCTCACGCGGCAATGTACATGCCTATATCTTCGGTGGATTCTGGGAGGATATCGGTACCATTCGATCCTTCTACGACACCAGCCTGAACCTTGCCTCGATCAATCCGGATTTCAACTTTTATGATGAACGGATGCCGATCTATACCCACCGCCGGGATCTGCCCGCCAGCAAATACAACAGCAGCTTTATGCAGCAGACACTCGCCGCCGACGGCTGCATTATCACCAACGCCAACATCCAGAACTCGGTCATTGGGGTTCGTATGCTGATCGAAAGCGGCGCCGAGCTCGAAGGGGTGGTCTGCATGGGAGCCGACTACTACGAAACCCCGGCCGAACGTGAACTGAACCGCCAGCAGGGGATCCCTGATATCGGCATAGCTCGCGGCTGCCGTATCCGGCACGCAATTATCGACAAGAATGCCCGCATCGGCGAAAACTGCTCGATTGGCTATGAACGCGAAGGCTACGAGGATGGCGATTACGGATACTATCATGTGAAGGACGGGATTATTGTGATCGCCAAAAATACCGTGCTGCCGCCGGAGTCGCGGATATAG
- a CDS encoding NUDIX domain-containing protein, translated as MADSRLLLGKRITGGSMSDRWEFPGGKVDDGETPGEALQREFREELELEVAVGDRIALGEFTHKGVRRRLEAYLVYPQQPVRLDTLPLHEHVQLRWVPRDEVAGYHLADSDRGILSQVLAAIAVGHDPDQGPG; from the coding sequence GTGGCAGATTCCAGGCTGCTGCTGGGAAAGCGAATCACCGGCGGCAGTATGAGCGACCGCTGGGAGTTTCCCGGCGGCAAGGTTGATGACGGAGAGACCCCCGGCGAGGCCCTGCAGCGGGAGTTCCGTGAGGAACTGGAGCTTGAGGTTGCGGTAGGCGACCGGATAGCGCTGGGTGAGTTTACGCACAAGGGAGTGCGGCGACGCCTGGAGGCGTACCTGGTCTATCCACAGCAGCCTGTGCGCCTGGATACACTCCCGCTGCATGAACATGTGCAGCTGCGCTGGGTTCCCCGGGACGAAGTCGCCGGGTATCATCTGGCCGATTCCGACCGGGGTATTCTTTCCCAGGTTCTGGCGGCTATAGCCGTCGGACACGACCCTGATCAGGGGCCCGGATAG
- the secA gene encoding preprotein translocase subunit SecA, whose translation MKKSLIDILFGSKHDKDLKQLLPILARINALEEWALALSGEEFPRYTSQFKTRLQAGESLDDILPEAFALAREAARRTLGERPYDVQILGGIVLHQGKIMEMKTGEGKTLSSVAAAYLNALTGDGVHVITVNDYLAERDANWMKPVFGYLGLTVGAILANMDPEHRKQAYRQDITYGTNNEFGFDYLRDNMCFSKEHKVQRAHSYCIIDEIDSILVDEARTPLIISGAAEDDTKKFQQVNSIVRNLRECDKDPETGDYPEEPVGDYKLDEKGKKVSFTDEGLNHLEKLLQQGGVIKGSLFLDENFEYIHYATQSLKAYTLFKIDKDYVITDGKVEIVDEFTGRIMHGRRYSDGLHQAIEAKEGIRILQRNRTLATITFQNFFRMYDKISGMTGTAETEEKEFGSIYGLEVVVIPTNRPVARQDDEDIIFLNEAAKYKAICDHIFELQKKGQPVLVGTASIERSEVLSAQLKKRGIPHEVLNAKNHAREALIIAEAGAKGSVTIATNMAGRGTDIKLGGNPEFRTRHKVGTDADEETYQRVLRQETDKWRQQYQEIVKLGGLYILGTERHESRRIDNQLRGRAGRQGDPGHSQFFLSMDDDLMRLFGGGNMKNMLSRVGLSDEEPIHHRWISKSIERAQTKVEERNYEIRKHLLEYDDVLNEQRKFMYKQRDAILDDDQLFLRVLKTAEDILDDALDNYFPEREGDLHEVQRILDQIQQELFFTPSVSPRELSGKPASFIRQAIIDELTSDLHSKNEAAGAEMLNRAIRLEYLRNIDARWQDHLENLEALREAVYLRSYGQKNPLLEYKLEGFEIFEEMLLQIRVSIARKVFLVKADSLRPEAQTVQPGRMQTRHDSMQGFGGGSPRRPAPAQPGGKAPTVVRTVPKVGRNDLCPCGSGKKYKHCHGR comes from the coding sequence ATGAAAAAATCCCTGATAGATATTCTGTTCGGCTCGAAGCACGACAAGGATCTGAAACAGCTGCTTCCAATCCTGGCACGCATTAACGCCCTGGAAGAATGGGCCCTCGCACTGTCGGGAGAAGAATTCCCCCGGTATACAAGCCAGTTTAAAACCCGGCTTCAGGCAGGGGAATCTCTGGATGATATTCTGCCGGAGGCGTTTGCCCTGGCCAGAGAGGCAGCCCGGCGCACCCTCGGCGAGCGCCCGTACGATGTCCAGATTCTTGGCGGGATTGTGCTGCATCAGGGAAAGATCATGGAGATGAAGACCGGTGAAGGAAAAACCCTGTCTTCGGTTGCTGCGGCCTACCTGAACGCCCTCACCGGGGATGGGGTGCATGTCATCACCGTGAATGACTACCTGGCCGAGCGTGATGCCAACTGGATGAAACCGGTCTTTGGCTACCTTGGTCTTACCGTAGGAGCCATCCTTGCCAACATGGATCCCGAGCACCGTAAACAGGCCTACCGGCAGGACATAACCTACGGTACCAATAACGAGTTCGGTTTCGATTACCTGCGTGACAACATGTGTTTCAGCAAGGAACACAAGGTCCAGCGGGCACATTCCTACTGTATCATCGACGAGATCGACTCCATCCTTGTTGATGAGGCGCGAACCCCGTTGATCATCTCGGGAGCCGCCGAGGATGACACCAAGAAATTCCAGCAGGTAAACTCGATTGTGCGCAACCTGCGGGAGTGTGACAAGGACCCTGAGACCGGGGACTATCCGGAAGAGCCGGTTGGTGATTACAAGCTGGATGAGAAAGGCAAGAAGGTCAGCTTTACCGATGAGGGGCTGAACCATCTGGAAAAGCTGCTGCAGCAGGGCGGGGTTATCAAGGGATCGCTGTTTCTCGACGAGAACTTTGAGTACATCCACTATGCAACCCAGTCGCTCAAGGCCTACACCCTGTTCAAGATTGACAAGGATTATGTAATCACCGATGGCAAGGTCGAGATCGTTGACGAGTTTACCGGTCGTATCATGCACGGTCGCCGCTACTCCGACGGTTTGCACCAGGCAATCGAGGCCAAGGAGGGCATCCGGATTCTCCAGCGCAACCGCACCCTTGCTACTATCACCTTCCAGAACTTCTTCCGGATGTATGACAAGATTTCGGGGATGACCGGTACCGCCGAGACCGAGGAGAAGGAGTTTGGCAGCATCTACGGGCTGGAGGTTGTAGTAATTCCCACCAACCGCCCGGTTGCCCGCCAGGACGACGAAGACATCATCTTCCTGAACGAGGCTGCCAAGTACAAGGCGATCTGCGATCACATCTTCGAACTCCAGAAGAAGGGACAGCCGGTGCTGGTGGGAACCGCCTCTATCGAGCGTTCAGAGGTGCTGTCTGCCCAGCTGAAGAAACGCGGCATCCCCCATGAAGTCCTGAACGCCAAGAACCATGCACGCGAGGCGCTGATTATCGCCGAGGCAGGTGCCAAGGGATCGGTTACAATCGCGACCAACATGGCTGGCCGTGGTACCGATATCAAGCTGGGCGGCAACCCGGAGTTTCGCACCCGCCACAAGGTCGGCACCGATGCCGATGAAGAAACCTATCAGCGGGTACTGCGACAGGAAACTGACAAATGGCGTCAGCAGTACCAGGAGATCGTCAAACTGGGCGGGTTGTACATCCTGGGTACCGAGCGGCATGAGTCACGCCGTATCGACAACCAGCTGCGCGGCCGGGCCGGTCGCCAGGGCGATCCCGGGCACTCACAGTTCTTTCTGTCGATGGACGACGATCTGATGCGACTGTTTGGCGGCGGCAACATGAAGAACATGCTGTCGCGGGTCGGGCTCAGCGATGAGGAGCCGATCCACCACCGCTGGATTTCCAAGAGTATTGAGCGCGCCCAGACCAAGGTCGAGGAACGCAACTACGAAATCCGCAAACATCTGCTGGAGTACGATGATGTCCTGAATGAACAGCGCAAGTTCATGTACAAACAGCGCGATGCCATCCTGGATGATGATCAGCTTTTTCTGCGGGTGCTGAAGACAGCCGAAGACATTCTGGACGACGCGCTGGACAACTACTTCCCCGAGCGGGAAGGCGATCTGCACGAGGTGCAGCGCATCCTGGACCAGATACAGCAGGAGCTGTTTTTTACCCCCAGTGTCTCACCGCGAGAGCTGTCCGGTAAACCGGCATCATTTATTCGTCAGGCAATTATCGACGAGCTGACCAGCGATCTGCACAGCAAAAACGAGGCGGCCGGTGCCGAGATGCTGAACCGTGCCATACGCCTGGAGTATCTGCGCAACATCGATGCGCGCTGGCAGGATCATCTGGAAAATCTGGAGGCATTGCGCGAGGCGGTCTATCTGCGGTCGTACGGACAGAAGAACCCGCTGCTGGAGTACAAGCTGGAAGGCTTCGAGATATTCGAGGAGATGCTGCTGCAGATCCGGGTTTCGATTGCACGCAAGGTCTTTCTGGTAAAGGCCGACAGTCTGCGCCCCGAGGCCCAGACTGTCCAGCCTGGGCGCATGCAGACCCGCCATGACTCGATGCAGGGATTCGGCGGCGGATCACCGCGCCGCCCGGCACCTGCCCAGCCGGGAGGAAAGGCCCCGACCGTTGTCCGCACCGTACCCAAGGTTGGTCGCAACGATCTGTGTCCCTGCGGGAGCGGCAAGAAATACAAGCACTGTCACGGACGCTAA
- a CDS encoding NAD(P)H-hydrate epimerase, with protein sequence MQYLAAAARKQQLDRTVQEQCGFPSIVLMEQAARSCWEIIRGLEVSTPQPRLVVAVGPGNNGGDGMAIARLAAHHGWLVTLLHTGSAWKPVPQQQLEMLRAYPAVRWLQWELRAEESSRALADADVVVDAVFGVGLTREPAGTYAEILAEINRQRSRKQAQTVVAIDVPSGLSHELLSAADGSICCVQADCTAAVLPIDSLLYMPAARRYAGRICPADAGFPPEQLQQYREAELVELQDLPEWRVSLAADAYKGSRGHACIYAGSSRYHGAAVLAALAAGCGPAGRVTLSVDPSIDQVVRTRLLSCVVQSSEQDPPAGTTAVLAGPGWDTISGRGERLQQLLALGLPTVLDGDALTLLPDFPDPAGDTGQVVQRVLTPHPGELSRLVGAPVPRVLRDTARIARDAARRYYAVVVAKGHVTWICHPDGRMYVVDGMEPRLAIAGSGDVLAGCIAAELAADADPLRAALAGVLRHRAAGGAARDTGIAAEQLIELLRRGS encoded by the coding sequence ATGCAGTATCTGGCTGCAGCCGCACGCAAACAGCAGCTCGATCGCACGGTTCAGGAGCAGTGCGGGTTTCCATCGATTGTGCTGATGGAGCAGGCTGCGCGTTCCTGCTGGGAGATTATCCGCGGCCTTGAGGTGAGCACTCCGCAACCGCGATTGGTTGTCGCTGTCGGCCCCGGCAATAATGGTGGTGATGGCATGGCGATAGCCCGCCTGGCTGCTCACCATGGCTGGCTGGTAACCCTGCTGCACACCGGTTCCGCCTGGAAACCGGTTCCGCAGCAGCAGCTCGAGATGCTGCGGGCCTATCCTGCAGTACGGTGGCTGCAGTGGGAACTTCGCGCCGAGGAGAGCTCCCGGGCACTTGCCGACGCCGATGTGGTGGTAGATGCAGTGTTCGGGGTAGGTCTGACACGGGAACCGGCCGGCACGTATGCCGAGATACTGGCGGAGATAAACCGGCAGCGAAGCCGCAAGCAGGCACAGACGGTGGTGGCAATTGACGTTCCCAGCGGCTTGTCCCATGAACTCCTGTCTGCAGCGGATGGATCGATATGCTGTGTGCAGGCCGACTGCACCGCCGCGGTGCTGCCCATCGACAGCCTGCTGTATATGCCCGCTGCCCGACGTTATGCCGGGCGCATCTGCCCGGCCGATGCCGGTTTCCCGCCAGAACAGCTGCAGCAGTACAGGGAGGCAGAGCTGGTCGAACTGCAGGACCTGCCGGAATGGCGGGTGTCACTGGCTGCGGACGCCTACAAGGGCAGCCGCGGGCATGCATGCATCTATGCCGGCAGTTCCCGTTATCATGGTGCCGCGGTTCTCGCGGCGCTGGCTGCGGGCTGCGGACCCGCCGGCAGGGTTACCCTGTCGGTCGATCCATCCATCGACCAGGTTGTCCGCACCCGTTTGTTGTCCTGTGTGGTGCAAAGCAGCGAGCAGGATCCCCCGGCCGGCACGACTGCCGTGCTGGCAGGGCCGGGGTGGGATACCATCTCCGGGCGCGGTGAGCGTTTGCAGCAGCTGCTGGCGCTCGGGCTGCCGACCGTGCTTGATGGTGATGCGCTTACCCTGCTGCCGGATTTTCCTGATCCGGCTGGTGACACCGGGCAGGTGGTCCAGCGGGTGCTGACACCGCACCCCGGGGAGCTGTCGCGGCTTGTCGGGGCGCCGGTACCCCGGGTCCTGCGGGATACCGCCAGGATCGCCCGAGACGCTGCCCGTCGCTATTATGCCGTCGTTGTGGCCAAGGGGCATGTCACCTGGATTTGCCACCCCGATGGCAGGATGTATGTCGTCGACGGCATGGAGCCCAGGCTGGCAATCGCCGGCAGCGGTGACGTGCTGGCTGGCTGTATAGCTGCGGAACTTGCTGCCGACGCAGATCCGCTGCGGGCAGCCCTGGCCGGAGTACTGCGCCACCGGGCGGCCGGCGGCGCAGCCCGTGACACCGGGATTGCAGCCGAGCAGCTGATAGAGCTGCTGCGGAGGGGGAGCTGA
- a CDS encoding LIC_12708 family protein, whose protein sequence is MLFLIAAVVLAGLTGCGDARRYVDQEELFFIQLGKLEHNIDLFQSRTSPFSERSDIYMADGLVWVLNRNANKIMTFTSYGDLVSLIYDPDENPAPATLPIAGQTTGISSRRAVPYEFNRVGWFTIDSRRRILVEDMLPRDRWEIDDDLDSALNRVVLRFSPQGEPLDYIGQDGPRGAPFPHIHRLETSVDDELVVISRVPDRWLVYWFLSGGEHLSTIEIPVERLPMPREGLIPSLQEVIPDTERRRIYLKIDYYQEHTDATTAGVDRINQEYSYVYWMDLNDGVYRGGVEIPRNVRETSESSLLDQRTRDFSYRLIGVPEGRYLLLMSEEDDDNVQLLLMGLDGRVIRRRYIRIPQDQVLFRRLRLSRNAILVGLLAYDDGAEVHWWRTDALLPHL, encoded by the coding sequence ATGCTGTTCCTGATAGCCGCCGTGGTACTGGCGGGATTGACCGGGTGTGGTGATGCCCGCCGGTATGTAGATCAGGAGGAACTGTTTTTTATTCAACTTGGCAAGCTGGAGCATAATATCGATCTGTTCCAGTCGCGAACCTCACCCTTCTCCGAACGATCGGATATCTACATGGCCGATGGGCTCGTGTGGGTGTTGAATCGTAACGCCAACAAAATCATGACCTTCACCTCCTATGGTGATCTGGTTTCGCTTATCTATGACCCCGACGAAAATCCGGCCCCTGCCACCCTGCCAATAGCCGGACAGACAACCGGGATTTCCAGCCGTCGTGCGGTCCCGTACGAGTTTAACCGGGTAGGCTGGTTTACCATCGACTCCCGTCGTCGGATACTGGTAGAGGACATGCTGCCGCGGGATCGCTGGGAGATAGACGATGACCTGGACAGCGCGCTGAATCGGGTAGTCCTGCGGTTTTCCCCGCAGGGAGAGCCCCTGGATTATATTGGTCAGGATGGCCCCCGGGGGGCACCGTTCCCGCATATCCATCGCCTGGAGACCTCGGTTGATGATGAGCTGGTGGTTATCTCGCGGGTGCCGGATCGATGGCTGGTGTACTGGTTTCTGTCTGGCGGAGAGCATCTGTCAACAATCGAGATTCCGGTTGAACGCCTGCCGATGCCGCGGGAAGGGCTGATACCCTCGCTGCAGGAGGTGATCCCCGACACCGAGCGGCGGCGAATCTACCTCAAGATTGATTACTATCAGGAGCACACCGATGCGACGACTGCCGGCGTTGACCGGATCAATCAGGAGTACTCCTATGTCTACTGGATGGATCTGAACGATGGGGTATATCGCGGCGGTGTCGAGATCCCCCGTAATGTGCGGGAAACATCCGAGTCGTCACTGCTGGATCAGCGTACCCGCGACTTCTCCTATCGCCTGATTGGCGTTCCAGAGGGCAGATACCTTCTGCTGATGAGCGAAGAGGATGACGACAATGTCCAGCTGCTGCTGATGGGCCTGGATGGGCGGGTAATTCGTCGGCGTTATATCCGCATTCCGCAGGATCAGGTTCTGTTCCGTCGCTTGCGGCTGAGCAGAAATGCGATACTGGTTGGCCTGCTGGCGTATGATGATGGGGCCGAGGTGCATTGGTGGCGTACCGATGCCCTGCTGCCGCATCTGTAG